The Fortiea contorta PCC 7126 genome has a segment encoding these proteins:
- a CDS encoding AAA family ATPase, with the protein MSEEQQLPISIKPIINYPQEAQVDKTYLMTIDLELSGDGEWQYQEEEYPITCMLETLPRSLFSSKPMGEPTLVLHRFGGTYGPAKFLLKAASKEIQGKIKITLVNSWGIELQVLNLAGINVRKTVPGDSKPIGIYKSAASLETSWNPYIVGTPIQEPERFFGRENVFQLIEDYLNLGTRIIVLHGQRRIGKSSVLKMIPIFNRLEDFVFVEFDLADKSKFPLINILHQLATAIVDELSLYELTLPTLEELEDELNTFYLKFLLQVYEQIKDKKLVLLLDEFDVIFSSREPNFLSYLQILLSQQEKLYIIPVIVSFSNIPSIFNLFKSVPRYKIDLLDEISAIRLITKPAEGLLEYSRDAIQTILQISAGHPYFTQIICFIIFRQARYENNLQVTAEDVENIIEPAMEIAEGGLAWMWQGLSITEQIVFAAVAEAQQIAIEQNQESPEEPLKLLEKFGVIPTDSLIQASENLAENDFLDDTKCRVKVEFVRRWSIESHPLKREISNLEILGQEYWKSLRDAANTLHLQGNTARALILYEDILKINPNHFSTVLDLAEGYSRLGNYEKAVEFYARAYQFDSLRNKDEFVRSLLAYGRELITQGKIDQAQEQFTKVLQIEPNNTQVQEYRLQARTEARHSNPFVVGEPVPPDRFFGRINEITTAFEQINNGGNLSIWGGPGMGKSSFLDKLADPRVLQQYLHKSEDAIALRFNCEVVEPFTPAGFWREILLAVAAKLANEPTLQTEIDALITTEPAKRDNLQLALKKLGEHNKFLLLLIDNYDHALRTNEQYTEAQMDAFVKDCRYLANAATERKYLSMVVSSLQRLSELGPKQDPKVSPWFNHYLFLSLKLFSQREVEQILKANIPQIRYSLQEAIAEISGGHPYLVQIAGFMVYRQIINPTHFDKQAFADEFENRTRQIFQSMWNRCSEIEQSLLMLMALSAINGRLHKRMRFDLGGIDLIFNQRDREFTSLKEQGVIIRTENVGKYAFSSSIMERWVMQEIWQSDDPTLKGREKVLLNIMSRQQVKKVTTAMDWLWQHKNQVPSILEWFAKVVSAFEGI; encoded by the coding sequence ATGTCTGAAGAACAGCAACTACCCATATCCATTAAACCAATTATCAACTATCCCCAAGAAGCGCAGGTTGATAAAACTTATTTAATGACCATTGATTTGGAACTATCTGGGGATGGGGAGTGGCAATATCAGGAAGAGGAATACCCAATTACTTGCATGTTGGAAACTTTACCGCGATCGCTATTTAGTAGCAAGCCTATGGGGGAACCAACATTAGTCCTACACCGTTTCGGCGGGACTTACGGCCCTGCAAAATTTCTGCTTAAGGCAGCATCAAAGGAGATACAGGGGAAGATAAAAATTACATTAGTAAATTCTTGGGGTATAGAGCTTCAGGTGCTAAATTTAGCTGGTATCAATGTTAGGAAAACAGTACCTGGCGACTCAAAACCTATTGGCATTTACAAATCAGCTGCATCTTTGGAAACAAGCTGGAACCCTTATATAGTTGGTACTCCCATACAAGAACCAGAAAGGTTCTTTGGGCGAGAAAATGTGTTTCAACTTATTGAAGATTATCTCAACCTAGGCACACGAATTATTGTTTTACATGGTCAAAGACGCATAGGGAAGTCATCTGTATTGAAGATGATTCCCATTTTTAATAGACTTGAGGATTTTGTATTTGTCGAATTTGATTTGGCTGATAAATCTAAGTTTCCGCTAATTAATATTTTACATCAACTAGCAACAGCGATTGTTGACGAACTTAGTTTATATGAGTTGACCCTACCGACATTAGAAGAATTAGAAGACGAGTTAAATACTTTTTATTTAAAATTTTTACTACAAGTTTATGAGCAAATAAAAGATAAAAAATTAGTACTTTTGCTTGATGAATTTGATGTAATATTTTCCAGCAGAGAACCAAATTTTTTAAGTTATTTACAAATACTTTTGAGTCAACAAGAAAAATTATATATAATTCCTGTAATAGTCAGTTTCAGTAATATTCCAAGCATTTTCAACTTGTTCAAGAGTGTGCCTAGGTACAAAATTGATTTACTTGATGAGATAAGTGCTATACGGCTAATAACTAAACCTGCTGAAGGATTATTAGAGTATAGCCGGGACGCAATCCAAACAATTCTACAAATATCGGCAGGACACCCATATTTTACCCAAATAATCTGCTTTATAATTTTTAGACAAGCCAGATATGAAAACAACTTGCAGGTCACAGCAGAAGATGTAGAAAATATTATAGAACCAGCAATGGAGATTGCTGAAGGCGGTTTGGCATGGATGTGGCAGGGATTATCAATTACAGAACAGATAGTTTTTGCTGCTGTGGCAGAGGCTCAACAAATAGCCATTGAGCAAAACCAAGAATCGCCTGAAGAGCCATTAAAATTATTAGAAAAATTTGGAGTTATCCCAACAGATTCACTCATTCAAGCATCTGAAAACTTGGCAGAAAATGATTTCTTAGATGACACAAAATGTCGGGTAAAAGTGGAATTTGTTCGTCGTTGGTCGATTGAAAGTCATCCACTAAAACGAGAGATAAGTAATCTGGAAATTCTTGGGCAAGAATACTGGAAAAGTCTACGAGATGCAGCAAATACCTTGCATCTACAAGGTAACACAGCTAGAGCATTAATTCTTTACGAGGATATTTTGAAAATTAATCCTAATCATTTTAGTACTGTCTTAGATTTAGCGGAGGGCTACTCAAGATTAGGAAATTATGAGAAGGCTGTGGAATTTTACGCTAGAGCTTACCAATTTGATTCATTAAGAAATAAGGATGAGTTTGTGCGATCGCTCCTAGCTTATGGCCGTGAATTGATCACTCAAGGGAAAATCGACCAAGCACAAGAACAATTTACCAAAGTTTTGCAGATAGAGCCAAACAATACACAAGTCCAAGAGTATCGCCTACAAGCAAGAACTGAGGCGCGTCACTCAAATCCCTTCGTTGTCGGAGAGCCAGTTCCCCCAGACAGATTTTTTGGGCGGATAAATGAGATTACAACGGCGTTTGAGCAAATCAATAACGGCGGTAATTTGTCGATTTGGGGTGGACCAGGAATGGGTAAATCTTCCTTTTTGGATAAACTCGCAGATCCACGAGTATTGCAACAATATTTACACAAATCAGAGGATGCGATCGCCCTCCGATTCAACTGCGAAGTCGTTGAGCCTTTCACCCCCGCCGGGTTCTGGCGAGAAATTTTGCTCGCAGTAGCTGCAAAATTGGCGAATGAACCCACACTACAAACAGAAATTGACGCATTAATCACCACAGAACCAGCAAAAAGAGACAACCTCCAACTAGCTTTAAAAAAGCTGGGAGAACACAATAAATTTTTGTTGTTACTAATAGATAACTACGACCACGCTTTGCGAACTAACGAGCAATATACAGAAGCACAAATGGACGCTTTTGTCAAAGATTGTCGTTACCTAGCTAACGCCGCCACCGAAAGAAAATATCTTTCAATGGTGGTGAGTTCACTCCAGCGCCTCAGCGAACTTGGACCTAAGCAAGACCCGAAAGTTTCACCTTGGTTCAATCACTATCTCTTCTTATCTCTCAAGCTATTTTCCCAGCGCGAAGTCGAGCAAATACTTAAAGCTAATATTCCCCAAATTAGATACTCTTTACAAGAGGCGATCGCCGAAATTTCTGGCGGACATCCATATCTTGTACAAATTGCTGGTTTTATGGTTTATAGACAAATAATCAACCCAACCCACTTTGATAAGCAAGCATTTGCTGATGAGTTTGAAAATAGAACCAGACAGATTTTTCAAAGTATGTGGAATCGATGCTCAGAAATAGAACAAAGCTTATTAATGTTAATGGCTTTATCTGCTATCAATGGTCGCCTACATAAAAGAATGCGCTTTGATTTAGGTGGTATTGACTTAATCTTTAACCAAAGAGATCGAGAATTCACCAGCCTCAAAGAACAAGGTGTAATTATTCGCACAGAAAATGTTGGCAAATATGCTTTTAGTTCCTCCATTATGGAACGTTGGGTAATGCAAGAAATTTGGCAGAGTGACGACCCAACATTAAAAGGAAGAGAAAAAGTATTGCTCAATATAATGAGTCGTCAGCAAGTTAAGAAAGTTACAACAGCTATGGATTGGTTATGGCAGCATAAAAATCAAGTACCTTCTATTTTAGAATGGTTTGCCAAAGTAGTAAGTGCTTTTGAAGGAATCTAA
- a CDS encoding CHAT domain-containing protein produces MKNLPPISPGSRSLPGGNSPEEMLRKKKLQELEDISKIETTNSNKTKDDITFTAQLTNKDDPTVVHLYVIEEDNKYRIRFYNALLPKEGFQEIKELKPPRKFFSRLKDEYIHYTDKDINAEILELHRQVSADVKIFSHRRQAAKKIHEWLQILEKKLHLNQEKLSYIVINDRTSFEIPWEILELPNNQYLGASFVTVRWQDISSKYTEDKDIEAVNEEYTNEGNLLPVKRPIFKHESCSGQIVGCINKEFRTANLEESVIKKYGNSYKECQNINDFIEVLNDASAEICLAFISCHGYYEDNIYEMKLVARDDQEEAYEISLNLIYRYKFSSFKKPSIIFMNACHSGRLGKDEWQDSPEYFLTGFATFFLEKGASGVIGTLGAVLDEYAAKFTENFFEKCREYPKLPAAEILKKMREDAVKNYKPTDPESEFIFLITFMYVYYGNPLTVLQLPQI; encoded by the coding sequence GTGAAAAATCTGCCGCCTATTTCACCTGGAAGTAGGTCATTACCTGGAGGAAATTCCCCAGAAGAAATGTTGCGAAAAAAAAAGCTCCAAGAGTTAGAAGATATCAGCAAAATAGAAACAACCAATAGTAATAAAACCAAAGATGATATTACTTTTACTGCTCAACTAACTAATAAGGATGATCCAACAGTAGTGCATTTATATGTGATTGAGGAAGATAATAAATATCGAATTAGATTCTATAATGCTTTGCTACCTAAAGAAGGTTTTCAAGAGATAAAAGAGTTAAAACCTCCCAGAAAATTTTTTAGTAGATTAAAAGATGAATATATTCACTATACTGACAAAGATATTAATGCAGAAATATTAGAATTACATCGGCAAGTATCAGCAGATGTCAAAATTTTTTCTCACAGAAGACAAGCCGCCAAAAAAATTCATGAGTGGCTGCAAATATTAGAGAAAAAACTCCATTTAAATCAAGAGAAGTTATCATATATAGTTATCAACGATCGCACAAGCTTTGAGATTCCTTGGGAAATTCTAGAATTACCAAATAATCAATATTTAGGTGCATCATTTGTCACTGTGCGCTGGCAAGATATTAGTAGTAAATATACAGAAGATAAAGATATAGAAGCGGTTAACGAAGAATACACAAATGAAGGTAACTTATTACCAGTTAAAAGACCAATTTTCAAACATGAAAGCTGTTCTGGTCAAATTGTTGGCTGTATCAATAAAGAATTTAGAACTGCTAACTTAGAAGAATCAGTTATCAAAAAATATGGTAATTCTTACAAAGAGTGTCAAAATATTAATGATTTTATCGAAGTATTAAATGATGCTAGTGCTGAGATTTGTCTTGCTTTCATTTCCTGTCATGGATATTATGAAGATAATATTTATGAGATGAAATTAGTCGCAAGAGATGACCAAGAAGAAGCCTACGAAATATCTTTAAACCTGATTTATAGATATAAGTTTAGCAGCTTTAAAAAACCCAGTATCATTTTTATGAATGCTTGCCACTCTGGTCGTCTGGGAAAAGATGAGTGGCAAGATAGCCCAGAGTATTTTTTGACTGGTTTTGCAACTTTTTTCTTAGAAAAAGGAGCAAGCGGAGTAATCGGTACTTTAGGGGCAGTACTGGACGAATATGCAGCAAAATTTACGGAAAATTTCTTTGAAAAATGCCGAGAATACCCAAAACTACCAGCAGCCGAAATACTCAAAAAAATGAGAGAAGACGCTGTTAAAAACTATAAACCGACTGACCCTGAGAGCGAGTTTATTTTCCTGATTACTTTTATGTATGTGTATTATGGTAATCCGCTGACTGTACTCCAACTTCCTCAAATATAA
- a CDS encoding AAA family ATPase, with product MTYLPLIKPVSALFGLNFCLSPAITKRYPSYTPSFLGCFVSPPGGTAKSTAVRAFTQMMYNRLPVTLPINATEDRVVGGWRIDELMKSKPVEQPGLLEEADKGLLYIDEINLLDDHIVNIILDVTSTGVLVVQREGKSRQEQVSFTLVGTMNPEEGELRPQLLDRFGLRVSVKSEIDINLRTSILENVLKFDEAVSIHTEENPSSYIQEYLQKDEKFKDKLVKAKDKLYQVKIPLEIVSECIQLATDSKAQGNRADYIIALASRAYAVRKSTDDDQEVIVTSEDVTAVAELVLQHRRLEAVI from the coding sequence GTGACGTATTTGCCTCTCATAAAGCCAGTTTCGGCTTTATTTGGGCTTAATTTTTGTTTAAGTCCCGCTATCACAAAACGCTACCCATCTTATACACCAAGCTTTTTAGGCTGTTTCGTCTCCCCTCCAGGGGGTACAGCTAAATCTACAGCAGTGCGGGCATTTACTCAAATGATGTACAATCGCCTTCCTGTAACTCTACCAATTAACGCTACAGAAGACCGAGTTGTGGGGGGTTGGCGGATTGATGAATTGATGAAAAGTAAGCCTGTAGAACAACCAGGATTATTAGAAGAAGCCGATAAAGGCTTACTCTATATTGATGAAATCAACTTGTTAGATGACCATATAGTTAATATTATTCTTGATGTGACTTCCACTGGCGTGCTAGTTGTACAACGAGAAGGTAAAAGTCGGCAAGAGCAAGTTTCTTTTACTTTAGTTGGCACAATGAACCCAGAAGAAGGGGAACTACGACCACAGTTATTAGATCGCTTTGGTTTGAGGGTGAGTGTCAAATCAGAAATTGACATCAATCTGCGGACATCAATTTTGGAAAATGTGTTGAAGTTTGATGAAGCAGTTTCTATTCACACAGAGGAAAATCCATCATCTTATATTCAAGAATACTTACAAAAAGATGAAAAATTCAAGGACAAATTAGTAAAAGCTAAAGATAAGTTGTATCAGGTTAAAATACCATTAGAAATTGTTAGTGAATGTATTCAGTTAGCAACAGATTCCAAAGCCCAAGGAAATCGGGCTGATTATATTATTGCTTTGGCATCTCGTGCCTATGCAGTGCGTAAAAGTACAGATGATGATCAAGAGGTGATAGTAACATCTGAAGATGTAACAGCAGTGGCAGAGTTAGTACTCCAACATCGCCGTTTAGAAGCAGTTATTTAA
- a CDS encoding IS701 family transposase, translated as MKETTPTAMPPCFEKWCQRFDDVFNHQAQKREFRHYLGGLLGESERKNLLQMAGNAIGVNYHRLHHFLTDAPWSAKKLNERRLEVMNKCSQTRINRGFSLIIDDSGHRKSGNLTEGVGRQYIGEIGKTDNGIVVVTSHLYDGRKSLPLDIELYQHADSLPQGKQDPLFEKKTEIAIKLIDQTRERGYQPGIVIVDAGYGNNTSFLLELEKRNLKYLGGVAKNRKVTISNQGNYQQTIRLDELAQTLPQEAFSEIKLKLDKSRTVWVATRLVEISRLEGQRSIAIVMNADTFSNATDIDYFITNVSTSVVTPEWIVNTYSQRNWVEVFYREAKGFLGLKEYQVRDKTSLIRHFILVFCAYTFILWHQLTGGLRRRWATKPLNTFTDALEAFRTAISFRFFEWLTINRDVFASHKASFGFIWA; from the coding sequence ATGAAAGAGACAACTCCCACAGCCATGCCCCCATGCTTTGAAAAATGGTGTCAAAGGTTTGATGATGTATTTAATCATCAAGCGCAAAAAAGGGAGTTCAGACATTATTTAGGGGGATTATTGGGGGAAAGTGAGAGAAAAAACCTGTTACAGATGGCAGGAAACGCCATAGGGGTGAATTACCATAGATTACACCACTTTTTAACAGATGCACCTTGGTCGGCTAAAAAGCTGAATGAAAGACGCTTGGAGGTAATGAACAAGTGTAGTCAGACTAGAATTAATCGGGGATTTAGCTTGATAATTGATGATTCAGGGCATAGGAAAAGTGGTAACTTGACTGAAGGAGTTGGAAGACAATATATTGGAGAAATCGGTAAGACTGATAATGGAATAGTAGTGGTAACAAGTCATTTATATGATGGCAGAAAAAGCCTACCATTAGATATAGAGTTATATCAGCACGCTGATTCATTACCACAGGGGAAACAAGACCCATTATTTGAGAAGAAAACCGAGATAGCAATTAAGTTAATAGACCAAACAAGAGAGCGAGGATATCAACCAGGAATAGTAATTGTAGATGCGGGATATGGTAACAATACATCATTCCTATTAGAACTAGAAAAGCGAAACTTAAAGTATTTAGGAGGAGTAGCCAAAAATCGGAAAGTCACAATTAGTAACCAAGGAAATTATCAACAAACAATCAGGCTAGATGAATTAGCACAGACGTTGCCCCAAGAAGCTTTTAGCGAAATTAAACTCAAATTAGATAAATCCCGAACAGTGTGGGTAGCAACAAGACTTGTAGAGATATCACGTCTAGAGGGACAGCGAAGTATAGCTATCGTGATGAATGCTGATACTTTCTCAAATGCCACTGATATCGACTATTTTATCACTAATGTTTCTACATCTGTTGTCACTCCAGAATGGATAGTCAACACCTATTCTCAACGAAATTGGGTGGAAGTTTTCTATCGAGAAGCCAAAGGCTTTCTCGGATTAAAAGAATATCAAGTCCGAGATAAAACTAGTCTCATACGACATTTTATCCTGGTTTTTTGTGCCTATACTTTTATTCTTTGGCATCAGCTGACTGGGGGTTTGAGACGTAGGTGGGCAACTAAACCTTTGAACACTTTTACTGATGCTTTAGAAGCGTTTAGAACAGCGATTTCTTTCCGTTTTTTTGAATGGCTAACCATTAATCGTGACGTATTTGCCTCTCATAAAGCCAGTTTCGGCTTTATTTGGGCTTAA
- a CDS encoding IS4 family transposase, whose translation MLAILYQKHLKSQLSLAEYLLLKILIHLLQSIKEVTLEKLANALPLGIKFESRRKRIQRFLSLPNLTIEKVWLPIIQELIANYFQNEKIIYIAIDRTNWSRINLLMVSVIWDKRAIPIYFSLLPKLGSSNLTEQQKILSPVIAILKDYKICVLGDREFCSVKLAKYLQSKDVYFCLRLKKNEFVEIKQDMFMELSSLGLTPGVSFFIKGVKVTKTQGFISFNVAGKWQRKINGVAPKEAWFILTNFDTLESAIAAYKKRFDIEEMFRDFKTGGYNLENTNVQGERFISLVLLIAIAYTSATINGQLIKRKGIQKYIARIKERSRSQRRHSSFYIGLYGQTWVHFKDSCIDLVTQLMRINRNKWKHYQQGLRAMKLIESIL comes from the coding sequence ATGTTAGCTATATTGTACCAAAAGCACTTAAAAAGTCAATTGAGTTTAGCAGAATATCTGTTGCTAAAAATTTTGATACATCTGTTGCAGTCAATCAAAGAAGTAACTTTAGAAAAATTAGCGAATGCGCTACCTTTGGGAATTAAATTTGAAAGCAGAAGAAAAAGAATACAAAGATTTTTATCATTACCAAATCTCACAATTGAAAAAGTTTGGTTGCCAATTATTCAAGAACTAATAGCAAACTACTTCCAGAATGAAAAAATTATTTATATAGCAATTGATAGGACTAATTGGAGTCGGATAAACTTATTAATGGTCAGCGTGATTTGGGATAAAAGAGCCATACCAATATATTTTAGTTTGCTGCCCAAATTAGGTAGTAGTAATCTCACGGAACAGCAGAAAATATTATCGCCAGTTATAGCAATATTGAAAGATTATAAAATCTGTGTGTTGGGGGATAGAGAATTTTGCTCGGTAAAACTAGCAAAGTACCTTCAGAGCAAGGATGTATATTTTTGTTTGCGATTGAAAAAGAATGAATTTGTAGAAATTAAACAAGATATGTTTATGGAGTTAAGCAGTTTAGGATTAACTCCTGGAGTATCTTTTTTTATCAAGGGAGTTAAGGTAACAAAGACTCAGGGTTTTATCAGTTTTAATGTGGCTGGTAAGTGGCAACGTAAAATTAACGGAGTAGCACCCAAAGAAGCATGGTTTATTTTAACAAATTTTGACACCCTAGAGTCAGCAATTGCTGCTTACAAAAAGCGATTTGATATTGAAGAAATGTTTAGAGATTTCAAAACAGGTGGCTATAACTTAGAAAACACTAATGTTCAAGGTGAACGTTTTATTTCTCTAGTTTTGTTGATAGCGATCGCTTACACCTCTGCAACAATTAATGGTCAACTTATTAAACGCAAAGGAATCCAAAAATATATAGCTCGGATTAAAGAAAGGAGTCGTTCTCAACGGAGACACAGTAGTTTTTATATCGGCTTATATGGTCAAACATGGGTACATTTCAAGGATAGCTGTATTGATTTAGTCACACAATTAATGAGAATTAATCGTAATAAGTGGAAGCATTATCAACAAGGTTTAAGAGCCATGAAGCTTATTGAATCTATATTGTAG
- a CDS encoding ParM/StbA family protein: MIKPAIVAVPDLLLAIDLGGSQTKAIASVPDKNGSPTLVCMEPEIADVSDASIQNYEKTKSGEVDPENTCWVGIGDEYYAVGFLARQKYGGNSLLKQLKEESAVPKICGVLWVLCQKLKLNGKLTVALTVLLPPSEYQDRERLEVKLKQALRRFNTSTGEIRVKLVDFNAKPEGGGIYLYHRCILGADIKNRNVAVVMLGHRNASVLVSARGAVAPGVSSTFGMSWMLDDFVRRCSGLVKEDPRLMVAIVTAGSECNPEALTKLSRRNSSVEREGEAQEMSAALKLSRDEYFRALVRWLSQELPRDIDEIILCGGTAEYLKPELEAHYSNVKVIWNGDVEIPSGLDTTGMGIRIADVWALYEVFFGVGNLIKKDSGLTEEGNASSSATPAMVSSASESNFVRSTAPKPGGETKQPKKLGV; encoded by the coding sequence ATGATTAAGCCTGCAATTGTTGCAGTGCCAGATTTGTTGCTGGCTATAGATTTGGGTGGTTCTCAGACCAAAGCGATCGCTAGTGTACCTGATAAGAACGGCTCCCCTACATTGGTGTGTATGGAGCCTGAGATAGCCGATGTGTCAGATGCATCCATACAAAACTACGAGAAAACCAAATCTGGTGAAGTAGATCCAGAGAATACTTGCTGGGTAGGTATTGGTGATGAATACTACGCTGTAGGTTTTTTGGCAAGGCAAAAATACGGTGGTAACTCGCTACTGAAGCAGCTTAAAGAGGAAAGCGCAGTTCCAAAGATTTGTGGGGTTTTGTGGGTATTGTGTCAGAAACTGAAGCTTAACGGTAAATTAACTGTGGCGCTGACTGTGTTGCTACCCCCATCGGAGTATCAGGATAGAGAGCGTCTGGAAGTAAAGTTAAAACAGGCACTAAGAAGATTTAACACATCTACTGGAGAAATACGAGTCAAGTTAGTAGATTTTAACGCCAAGCCAGAAGGAGGCGGTATTTATCTTTACCACCGTTGCATCTTGGGTGCTGACATCAAGAATCGCAATGTGGCGGTAGTGATGTTGGGACATCGCAATGCTTCCGTGTTGGTATCAGCTAGGGGTGCAGTTGCTCCTGGGGTGTCGAGTACCTTTGGGATGTCGTGGATGTTGGATGATTTTGTCAGACGGTGTAGTGGTCTAGTGAAAGAAGACCCGCGTCTGATGGTGGCAATAGTAACAGCAGGATCTGAGTGCAACCCAGAAGCTTTAACTAAGTTGTCGCGGCGCAATAGCTCAGTTGAGCGGGAAGGAGAAGCGCAGGAGATGTCAGCAGCCCTAAAGCTCAGTCGAGATGAGTATTTCCGAGCATTAGTGCGGTGGTTGTCTCAGGAGCTACCCCGTGATATTGACGAGATTATTTTATGCGGTGGTACTGCTGAATACCTCAAACCTGAACTGGAAGCCCATTATAGTAATGTAAAGGTGATTTGGAATGGTGATGTAGAGATTCCCTCAGGATTGGATACAACGGGAATGGGAATACGGATTGCGGATGTGTGGGCGTTGTATGAGGTATTTTTTGGAGTGGGCAATTTAATAAAAAAAGATAGTGGTTTAACTGAAGAAGGCAACGCTTCCTCTTCTGCCACACCCGCTATGGTATCCTCTGCATCAGAGAGCAACTTTGTGCGCTCGACAGCACCGAAGCCTGGAGGGGAGACGAAACAGCCTAAAAAGCTTGGTGTATAA
- a CDS encoding ParB/RepB/Spo0J family partition protein, giving the protein MATRKAPDLTNYFSAAKQSQQLSEAESEIQRLKAEIEELRSQGSTELEEQLQTLRSQLQSQSGIQSIPLEQIQANPEQPRQTFLAESIESMSRSLTSDGQLEPIILIQRENLVIFDGERRWRSAKTLGWQNLQAVIIPEPAALHRKALLTSLHREDLNPLDKAEAIVRELASNAGLEAENIPRILSTVVRRLNAQKRMNSVVELMTGTPEEQQQGLADMDLDEPEQAVLALLLDLQLNPASIDANIFPMLSLAEDLKAAIRSRGLKGVHAMALQKLSAKNLGLSESEAQAIRSNTTQQAIFQKLSVQATRKLVAEVIASQSQASPTPQKQRLPVATATRSLHKISGEALKKAEVSQLMEFQEALRQKLAEIELVLKQKAINAAELSHNQEVEQPE; this is encoded by the coding sequence ATGGCTACCCGCAAAGCTCCTGACCTCACCAATTATTTTTCAGCAGCCAAGCAATCTCAGCAGTTGTCTGAAGCTGAGTCAGAAATTCAGCGACTTAAAGCTGAGATTGAAGAACTTCGTTCTCAAGGTTCTACGGAGTTGGAAGAACAACTGCAAACGCTGCGATCGCAACTCCAATCACAATCAGGTATCCAATCCATTCCCTTGGAGCAAATTCAAGCGAACCCAGAACAACCCAGACAGACTTTTTTAGCAGAAAGCATTGAGTCCATGTCCCGTTCTCTGACATCCGATGGACAACTAGAGCCAATAATTCTGATTCAGCGGGAGAATTTAGTTATATTCGATGGGGAGCGGCGCTGGCGCAGTGCGAAAACCTTGGGTTGGCAAAACCTCCAAGCTGTAATTATTCCAGAACCTGCTGCTTTGCACCGCAAAGCACTATTGACCTCCCTACATCGGGAAGACCTCAATCCTCTCGATAAGGCTGAGGCGATCGTGCGAGAGTTGGCAAGTAATGCTGGTCTTGAAGCTGAAAATATACCCCGGATTCTCTCGACAGTGGTGCGACGGTTAAACGCGCAGAAACGCATGAACTCTGTTGTTGAATTGATGACGGGAACACCAGAGGAGCAACAACAAGGTCTAGCAGATATGGACTTAGATGAGCCAGAACAGGCGGTGTTGGCGTTGCTGTTGGATTTACAACTCAATCCAGCTTCGATTGATGCCAACATTTTTCCCATGCTCTCCTTAGCAGAAGACCTGAAAGCGGCAATTAGGTCGAGAGGACTTAAAGGGGTTCATGCTATGGCACTACAGAAACTCTCAGCCAAAAATTTGGGACTCTCAGAGTCAGAAGCACAAGCAATCAGAAGCAATACGACGCAGCAGGCGATCTTTCAGAAACTTTCGGTTCAAGCAACACGAAAATTAGTAGCTGAGGTGATAGCTTCACAGAGTCAGGCTTCTCCAACACCGCAAAAACAGAGATTACCAGTAGCTACAGCAACCCGTTCTCTGCATAAAATCTCTGGGGAGGCGTTGAAGAAAGCTGAAGTTTCTCAATTAATGGAGTTTCAAGAAGCCCTGCGTCAAAAACTAGCAGAAATAGAATTGGTATTAAAACAAAAAGCAATTAACGCCGCTGAACTTTCTCATAATCAAGAGGTTGAGCAACCTGAATAA